One Nitrospiraceae bacterium DNA segment encodes these proteins:
- the recJ gene encoding single-stranded-DNA-specific exonuclease RecJ, with protein MHRKWLVKRTNPEYISYISKTASISPALAKILVNRGIKTVEKIKSFIAPSFSALSNPFDFAGLETAVQRIKSAISSKEKILIHGDYDADGLTATAIMVHVINALGGDVHYFIPNRIQHGYGFNLASIDLAKKMGITLIITVDCGITAFDTASYAKKQRIEVIITDHHEPSDKNILPEAAAVINPKYSAPGSDSANLSGAGIAFKVAQALDSVFQTEFSSKLLDLAAIGTMADVVPIIGENRIIVKEGLKLIDQGHRTGISALKSIAGIDKREISAGLLAFTLIPRINAAGRIGDAADVVRLLTSDIADEVSGLSSWLDKLNSERQKLDADVYQQALSIVNEKKIGNVIVLSGEGWHQGVLGIVASRLADEFSRPVFVFAVKDGIAKGSARSIPCFDICSGLAECKDLLLSFGGHKQAAGIKLSAENLEAFEKAMHDLVNKSVSESDLEPLLEIDADVMLSEVNHNLLKELDILQPFGYGNPEPVLGAKKLEVVNPRIVGSNHLKMKLKQGSQSIDAVGFDMGKLNGLLSNEDSLPQYVDAVFTPALNEWNGGRYVQLILKAFRPSQ; from the coding sequence ATGCATAGAAAGTGGCTTGTAAAAAGAACCAATCCTGAATACATAAGTTATATCTCAAAAACAGCTTCAATCTCTCCTGCGCTTGCAAAGATATTAGTGAACAGGGGAATAAAGACTGTTGAGAAGATAAAAAGCTTTATTGCCCCCTCTTTTTCTGCATTATCAAATCCATTTGATTTTGCAGGCTTGGAAACCGCTGTACAAAGAATCAAAAGCGCAATCTCTTCAAAAGAAAAGATTCTCATACACGGAGATTATGACGCTGACGGTCTTACTGCAACTGCAATAATGGTTCATGTAATAAATGCACTGGGCGGCGATGTGCATTATTTTATTCCAAACAGAATCCAGCATGGCTATGGATTCAATCTTGCCTCGATTGACCTTGCAAAAAAAATGGGAATCACACTGATAATCACGGTCGATTGCGGCATCACGGCATTTGATACTGCTTCGTATGCAAAAAAACAGAGGATAGAAGTGATAATCACGGACCATCATGAACCGTCTGACAAAAATATTCTGCCTGAGGCAGCAGCAGTTATAAATCCGAAATATTCAGCTCCTGGTTCTGATTCGGCAAATTTATCAGGCGCAGGCATTGCATTTAAGGTTGCACAGGCGCTGGATTCAGTTTTCCAAACAGAGTTTTCTTCAAAGCTTCTTGATCTTGCTGCAATAGGCACAATGGCAGATGTTGTTCCCATCATAGGCGAAAACAGGATAATTGTAAAAGAAGGACTCAAACTCATTGATCAGGGACATAGGACTGGGATAAGCGCTTTGAAAAGTATTGCGGGAATAGACAAGAGAGAGATCAGCGCAGGACTTCTTGCATTTACTCTTATCCCAAGGATCAATGCAGCCGGACGCATTGGCGATGCCGCAGATGTTGTCCGTCTTCTCACCTCTGATATCGCTGATGAAGTGTCAGGGCTTAGTTCATGGCTTGATAAGCTGAATTCTGAAAGACAGAAACTCGATGCTGATGTTTATCAGCAGGCGCTTTCGATAGTAAATGAAAAAAAAATAGGCAATGTTATCGTGCTTTCAGGAGAGGGATGGCATCAGGGTGTTCTTGGGATCGTTGCATCAAGGCTTGCAGACGAATTTTCAAGACCTGTTTTTGTTTTCGCTGTAAAAGACGGTATTGCAAAAGGTTCTGCAAGAAGCATCCCATGTTTTGACATATGCAGCGGACTTGCTGAATGCAAAGATCTCCTTCTTTCTTTTGGCGGACATAAGCAGGCGGCAGGCATAAAACTGAGTGCTGAAAATCTTGAGGCTTTTGAAAAAGCAATGCATGATTTAGTTAATAAAAGCGTGAGCGAGAGTGATCTTGAGCCATTGCTGGAAATCGATGCAGATGTCATGCTCTCGGAAGTGAATCATAATTTACTTAAAGAACTCGATATACTCCAGCCCTTTGGATATGGAAATCCGGAACCTGTCCTGGGTGCAAAAAAACTTGAGGTTGTTAATCCAAGAATAGTAGGGAGCAATCATCTGAAGATGAAGCTCAAGCAGGGCTCCCAGTCAATAGATGCTGTTGGTTTTGACATGGGAAAATTAAACGGTCTGCTTTCGAATGAAGATTCCCTACCTCAATATGTTGATGCGGTTTTCACTCCAGCGCTGAATGAATGGAATGGAGGCAGATATGTTCAACTGATCCTAAAGGCATTCAGACCCAGCCAATAA
- the secF gene encoding protein translocase subunit SecF, whose product MLEIIKNTKIDFMGWRKTAFVFSGILSILGIIAIVQIANGKANLGIDFAGGTSIQLKFEKPVVLHDVRLALENSGVKDFDLQDLPSVNKILIRIKKTDHEVGKTGESITNIISQRFPDNKYAVDSTTEIGPKVGSRLRLDAAQAVIFAVIGILVYVAIRFQFRFSVGATIATFHDVLAVLGIFYLMGREINLILITALLTIAGYSLTDTVVVFDRIRENLRFRFKEPLDVVMNASINEVLSRTIVTSLTVLISSAALFFFGGEVIHDFSLAMIMGVIIGTYSSIFIASPVVLLWGGKKPLSKK is encoded by the coding sequence ATGTTAGAGATAATAAAGAATACAAAAATAGATTTCATGGGCTGGAGAAAAACAGCTTTTGTTTTTTCAGGCATACTCTCGATTCTTGGAATCATTGCCATAGTGCAGATAGCCAATGGAAAGGCAAATCTTGGGATAGATTTTGCCGGCGGAACATCTATACAGCTTAAATTCGAGAAACCTGTGGTACTGCACGATGTCAGGCTTGCACTTGAAAATTCAGGCGTGAAGGACTTTGACCTTCAGGATCTTCCAAGTGTTAACAAGATACTAATCAGGATAAAGAAAACAGATCATGAGGTGGGGAAAACAGGAGAGTCGATCACAAACATAATCAGTCAAAGATTCCCTGACAATAAATATGCTGTTGATTCAACAACAGAGATTGGCCCAAAGGTCGGGAGCAGGCTGAGACTCGATGCAGCGCAGGCAGTAATATTCGCAGTCATAGGAATACTTGTATATGTAGCAATAAGGTTCCAGTTCAGATTCAGTGTTGGAGCAACAATCGCGACATTCCATGATGTGCTCGCAGTGCTTGGAATATTTTATTTGATGGGCCGCGAGATCAATCTTATACTTATTACAGCGCTTCTTACCATCGCGGGATATTCTCTGACTGATACAGTCGTTGTTTTTGACAGAATAAGAGAAAATCTCAGGTTCAGATTCAAGGAACCGCTTGATGTTGTTATGAACGCAAGCATAAATGAGGTGCTTTCAAGAACAATAGTAACCTCGCTCACAGTTCTTATCTCATCAGCTGCATTATTCTTTTTTGGAGGCGAGGTTATTCATGATTTTTCTCTTGCCATGATAATGGGCGTTATAATCGGGACATATTCCTCGATCTTCATAGCGAGCCCGGTTGTTCTGCTCTGGGGCGGGAAAAAACCTTTATCAAAAAAATAG
- a CDS encoding bifunctional (p)ppGpp synthetase/guanosine-3',5'-bis(diphosphate) 3'-pyrophosphohydrolase has translation MTNGAKTIDDLIKKVFLYHPDADIEILKKAFDYSSEAHKTQTRIEGSPFIKHPLAVASILADMKMDTTTIAAGLLHDTIEDTNVTVKDIKSNFGDDIAFLVNALTKLSKIELMSKEEEQAENFRKMLLAMAEDVRVILIKFADRLHNMRTLEHLSQQKRKRIAAETLDIYAPLANRLGIGWLKIELEDLSFKFILPELYNDLARKIARRKEEQEGYLENVVGIIEKKLEEESIQAKVSSRVKHVYGIYQKMQAQKIVFEQIHDVLGIRIITDTKANCYAIMGIIHSLWTPVPGRFKDFIGVPKSNMYQSLHTTVIGPKAERVEFQIRTEDMNRIAEEGIASHWRYKEKGVLSEKDSRYISWLRELIQSQKELPTATDFLEEVKGAVTSEVVYVFTPKGDIKDLPIGSTPVDFAYSVHTQIGHKCVGAKINDKIVPLKYQLKNGDTIEIITSASHSPSRDWLKFVVTQRAKSRIKQWIKTEERKQSIELGTKLLEENLKRNNLSISLLKSDNILEAGKALGMQTLEDLLVEVGYGKISPHQIINRLLPEKPQEEIVPKALKPETEQKGISIKGVDDVLYHTAKCCFPVPGDNLVGFITRGRGVTIHNSKCQNLEKLSVDDERFVDVEWKQEGEATYPARLTVEALDSQGFLAGLSALITSLNVNIRSIEAASTTDKKAHVGLIIEVKDKKQLSALIQKIASVDGVLRVVR, from the coding sequence ATGACTAATGGAGCGAAAACCATTGATGACCTGATAAAAAAAGTCTTTTTATATCATCCCGATGCCGACATAGAAATTCTTAAAAAAGCATTTGATTATTCAAGTGAAGCGCACAAAACCCAGACCCGCATTGAAGGCTCTCCGTTTATAAAACATCCTTTGGCAGTCGCATCGATCCTTGCTGACATGAAGATGGACACAACTACAATCGCTGCCGGATTGCTGCATGACACAATCGAAGATACAAATGTAACAGTCAAAGACATAAAAAGCAATTTTGGCGATGACATTGCATTTCTTGTAAACGCACTCACAAAACTTAGCAAGATAGAATTGATGTCAAAAGAAGAAGAGCAGGCAGAGAATTTCAGGAAAATGCTTCTTGCAATGGCTGAGGATGTGCGCGTAATACTCATAAAATTTGCTGACAGGCTCCACAATATGAGGACGCTCGAACATCTTTCCCAGCAAAAAAGAAAAAGGATTGCCGCTGAGACACTTGATATATATGCTCCGCTTGCAAACAGGCTTGGCATCGGCTGGTTAAAGATAGAACTTGAAGATCTGAGTTTCAAGTTCATTCTGCCTGAACTCTATAATGACCTTGCAAGAAAGATTGCCAGGAGAAAAGAAGAACAAGAAGGCTATCTTGAAAATGTTGTTGGAATAATAGAAAAGAAGTTGGAAGAAGAATCCATACAAGCAAAAGTTTCGAGCAGGGTAAAGCACGTGTATGGCATATATCAAAAAATGCAGGCGCAGAAAATAGTCTTTGAACAGATACATGATGTTCTGGGAATCCGCATCATCACAGACACAAAGGCTAACTGTTATGCAATCATGGGGATAATTCATTCGCTCTGGACTCCTGTGCCAGGCAGATTCAAGGATTTCATAGGCGTGCCAAAATCAAACATGTATCAGTCCCTGCACACAACAGTTATAGGACCAAAGGCTGAGCGTGTCGAGTTTCAGATAAGAACAGAGGACATGAACAGAATTGCAGAAGAAGGTATTGCTTCTCACTGGCGATATAAGGAAAAAGGAGTGTTATCTGAAAAAGACAGCAGATATATTTCATGGCTCAGGGAATTAATACAATCGCAAAAAGAGCTGCCGACCGCAACAGATTTTCTTGAGGAAGTAAAAGGAGCGGTTACCTCTGAGGTTGTTTATGTTTTTACCCCAAAAGGTGATATAAAAGACCTTCCTATAGGTTCGACTCCTGTTGATTTTGCATACAGCGTGCATACACAAATAGGACATAAATGTGTCGGCGCAAAAATTAACGACAAGATCGTGCCTCTGAAATACCAGTTAAAAAATGGGGATACAATAGAAATAATAACTTCGGCATCTCATTCCCCCAGCAGGGACTGGCTGAAATTTGTAGTTACTCAAAGGGCAAAGAGCAGGATAAAACAGTGGATCAAAACAGAAGAGAGGAAACAGAGCATTGAACTCGGCACAAAGCTTCTTGAAGAAAATCTCAAGAGAAATAATCTCAGCATATCATTGCTCAAATCAGACAATATCCTCGAGGCAGGGAAAGCGCTGGGGATGCAGACACTCGAAGACCTTCTTGTTGAAGTGGGATATGGAAAGATATCGCCTCATCAGATAATTAACAGGCTGCTTCCTGAAAAACCTCAGGAAGAGATAGTGCCAAAGGCACTGAAACCCGAAACAGAGCAGAAGGGCATAAGCATAAAAGGCGTTGATGATGTTCTTTACCATACAGCAAAATGCTGTTTCCCTGTTCCGGGAGATAATCTTGTTGGATTCATTACAAGGGGAAGAGGCGTAACCATACATAACAGCAAGTGTCAGAATCTTGAGAAACTCTCTGTTGATGATGAAAGATTTGTTGATGTTGAATGGAAACAGGAAGGCGAGGCAACATATCCGGCAAGGCTTACAGTCGAGGCTCTTGACAGCCAAGGGTTCCTTGCAGGACTCAGCGCGCTGATAACATCACTAAATGTAAATATAAGGAGCATAGAAGCCGCATCAACCACTGACAAAAAAGCCCATGTCGGATTGATAATCGAAGTAAAAGACAAAAAACAGCTATCAGCTCTCATACAAAAAATCGCATCTGTTGACGGAGTATTAAGAGTGGTGAGATGA